A portion of the Ricinus communis isolate WT05 ecotype wild-type chromosome 10, ASM1957865v1, whole genome shotgun sequence genome contains these proteins:
- the LOC125368647 gene encoding protein HASTY 1-like — MTMSDIARHALLGEGNPNVKGASQIDMSKEEYAEVNESNVQNWLKGIRDGGLNTMLFKLKRNKMPITVEQKVQTCETGCHFSGQAWLNGPLEGLGCNTL; from the exons ATGACTATGAGTGATATTGCGCGACATGCTCTTCTTGGTGAAGGAAACCCAAATGTCAAGGGTGCTTCTCAGATTGACATGAGTAAGGAAGAGTATGCAGAAGTTAATGAATCTAATGTACAAAATTGGTTAAAAGGCATCAGAGATGGAGG CCTAAACACCATGCTGtttaagttaaaaagaaacaagatgCCAATTACAGTGGAGCAGAAGGTCCAGACCTGCGAAACCGGATGCCA CTTTTCAGGACAGGCATGGTTAAATGGTCCCCTAGAGGGACTTGGCTGCAATACATTATGA